The proteins below are encoded in one region of Candidatus Omnitrophota bacterium:
- a CDS encoding SDR family oxidoreductase, with translation MEKYLVTGGAGFIGSNIVEELAKRNHKVRVLDNFITGKRENLAPFLKNIELIEGDIRDINAVRKSVKGIDYVLHQAALRSVPKSVDNPVLTNDINVNGTLNIFIAAKEAGVKRVVYASSSSVYGDCKIFPEKENFIPRPISPYAVSKLTGEYYGYTFTKTFNLEVVSLRYFNVFGPRQNPESKYSAVIPAFISHMLSNKAPIIEGSGKQSRDFTYVENVVLANLAACKAKNAAGEIFNVACNKSYSVLDIIKYLDKFLGKKTKPEYVKARMGDVRKTIADITKMKRILKLTPKVQFEEGLKRTLNWFREDTGKKR, from the coding sequence ATGGAAAAATATCTTGTAACCGGCGGCGCCGGATTCATAGGTTCAAATATAGTAGAAGAATTGGCGAAAAGAAATCACAAGGTCAGGGTTCTGGATAATTTTATAACGGGCAAGAGAGAGAATCTTGCGCCATTTTTAAAGAACATAGAACTTATAGAAGGCGATATAAGGGATATAAATGCCGTCAGAAAGTCTGTTAAGGGCATCGATTATGTGCTGCACCAGGCAGCCCTCAGGAGCGTGCCAAAATCCGTCGATAACCCCGTCCTTACTAATGACATAAACGTAAACGGCACCTTAAATATCTTTATAGCAGCGAAAGAAGCCGGCGTAAAGAGGGTCGTTTATGCCTCCAGTAGTTCCGTTTACGGCGATTGTAAAATTTTCCCTGAAAAGGAAAATTTTATTCCACGGCCTATTTCACCTTATGCGGTTTCAAAGCTGACAGGCGAATATTACGGCTACACATTTACAAAGACATTCAACCTTGAAGTTGTTTCGCTAAGATACTTTAATGTGTTTGGGCCCCGGCAGAACCCCGAGTCCAAATATTCGGCTGTAATCCCCGCTTTTATATCGCATATGCTTTCCAATAAAGCGCCCATAATTGAAGGCAGCGGCAAGCAATCGAGAGATTTTACTTACGTTGAAAATGTCGTTCTTGCCAATTTGGCCGCTTGCAAGGCAAAAAATGCGGCGGGTGAAATATTTAATGTGGCGTGCAATAAATCGTATTCAGTTTTAGATATCATAAAATACCTTGATAAGTTTTTGGGGAAAAAGACCAAGCCGGAATATGTAAAGGCGCGGATGGGCGACGTCAGAAAGACGATAGCCGACATTACAAAGATGAAACGTATTTTGAAGCTTACGCCTAAAGTCCAGTTTGAAGAGGGGCTTAAAAGGACGCTGAATTGGTTCAGAGAGGATACGGGGAAAAAGCGATGA
- a CDS encoding SDR family oxidoreductase produces the protein MKKRVLLTGGAGFIGSHLSTFLLERDFEIICMDNLITGVMGNISHLSKNKHFEFIEHDVTKYIDIKGNIDYVLHFASPASPVDYLKLPIQTLKVGSLGTHNALGVAKEKGAKFLLASTSEIYGDPAVHPQPESYWGNVNNVGPRGVYDESKRFAEAITMAYHRTHRLDTKIVRIFNTYGPRMRKVDGRAIPAFIEEALNNKPITVFGDGKQTRSFCYISDLVEGVYRLMNSSVNTPVNIGSPEEMTILKLADVIIDLTKSKSKIIFESLPIDDPKTRQPEITLARMLLSWNPTIKLEEGLAKTIEWFKATYM, from the coding sequence ATGAAAAAGAGAGTGCTTTTAACGGGTGGAGCAGGATTCATAGGATCGCACCTTTCAACTTTTTTGCTGGAGCGCGATTTTGAAATAATTTGTATGGATAATCTCATAACAGGCGTTATGGGAAACATATCGCATCTTTCTAAGAATAAACATTTTGAATTTATAGAGCACGATGTCACAAAATATATAGATATAAAAGGCAATATCGATTACGTATTGCATTTTGCTTCTCCCGCAAGCCCCGTGGATTATCTGAAACTTCCTATTCAAACGTTAAAAGTGGGTTCTTTGGGCACGCATAATGCGCTGGGCGTCGCAAAAGAGAAGGGGGCAAAATTTCTCCTTGCATCGACAAGCGAAATCTACGGCGACCCGGCAGTGCATCCCCAACCCGAAAGCTATTGGGGCAATGTCAACAATGTCGGCCCGCGCGGAGTATATGACGAAAGTAAGCGCTTTGCCGAAGCCATAACCATGGCATATCACAGAACACACCGCCTAGACACTAAGATAGTCCGGATATTTAATACCTACGGGCCGAGGATGAGGAAAGTGGACGGCCGCGCCATACCGGCATTTATAGAAGAAGCACTGAATAATAAGCCTATAACTGTATTCGGCGACGGAAAACAGACCCGCAGCTTCTGCTATATCTCTGATCTTGTAGAAGGGGTATACCGGCTTATGAATTCAAGCGTCAATACTCCGGTAAACATTGGAAGTCCCGAGGAGATGACAATACTGAAGCTCGCGGATGTCATAATAGATTTAACGAAGTCAAAAAGCAAAATAATATTTGAATCTCTTCCCATAGATGACCCCAAGACCCGCCAGCCGGAAATAACACTGGCAAGGATGCTTTTAAGTTGGAACCCGACCATAAAATTGGAAGAAGGGCTTGCGAAGACCATAGAGTGGTTTAAAGCGACTTATATGTAG
- a CDS encoding class I SAM-dependent methyltransferase: MDNDGYYGSEREDIIALIPMEAKRILDVGCGFGLMGKRIKEIRGPVEVVGFEAEEAALEMARKNLDVLIAGDVESVKLPFKDGHFDCIVYGEILEHLKDPWKVLKEHKRYLKKDGLCIASMPNISHYSVVQGLLNDRWDYKDSGILDRTHLRFFTIEGMRKMFSDAGYAISDEKRYIRASRVKKFLGKIFGKRAIHLLTEQYIITGKA; the protein is encoded by the coding sequence ATGGATAACGACGGTTACTACGGAAGTGAGAGAGAAGATATTATCGCGCTGATACCTATGGAGGCAAAGCGTATACTTGACGTGGGCTGCGGTTTCGGGCTCATGGGCAAGCGCATTAAGGAAATAAGGGGCCCTGTCGAAGTAGTGGGATTTGAGGCCGAAGAGGCTGCTCTAGAAATGGCGCGAAAGAATCTGGACGTGCTTATAGCGGGTGATGTCGAGAGCGTTAAACTTCCGTTTAAAGACGGTCATTTCGATTGCATTGTTTACGGCGAAATACTGGAACACCTTAAGGACCCGTGGAAGGTGTTAAAAGAGCATAAGAGATATCTAAAAAAAGACGGACTGTGCATAGCGAGCATGCCCAATATCTCGCATTACAGCGTTGTACAAGGGCTTCTTAATGACAGGTGGGATTATAAGGATTCGGGCATACTGGACAGGACGCATCTGAGGTTCTTTACCATTGAAGGGATGAGGAAGATGTTTTCTGACGCGGGATATGCGATTTCGGATGAGAAGAGATATATAAGGGCGTCGCGCGTTAAGAAATTTCTTGGAAAGATCTTCGGAAAGCGCGCCATACACTTATTGACGGAACAATATATAATAACAGGAAAGGCCTGA
- a CDS encoding glycosyltransferase, producing the protein MTEKGTSIVIPVCNLLGFTRISVDYIRKNTDTPYELVIVDNGSTDGTKEYCAELANEIDLKYIPNDTNLGPILAINQGIRAAKYEYICQMHNDAVIFEPGWLGKIISIMEKDPKIGIVCLAGRQYIRKDAGCDEDTLKHNLLSIGLNPPMKETVADVAVIDGLCFVFTKSLIEKTGVLDEVYGMMHFYDMDFSLASIKAGYRNVAVNVLAFHVGNGGTTRRSDFYKNLVPNDLKLYNKNSAIFQKKWKGMLPCDVRRHALVL; encoded by the coding sequence ATGACAGAAAAAGGAACCAGCATAGTCATACCGGTTTGTAATCTTTTAGGTTTTACGCGGATCTCGGTTGATTATATACGCAAAAATACCGATACGCCTTATGAATTGGTCATAGTGGACAACGGATCTACCGACGGGACAAAGGAGTATTGCGCAGAACTTGCAAATGAGATTGACCTGAAATATATTCCGAACGACACCAATCTCGGGCCAATACTGGCAATAAACCAGGGAATTCGGGCCGCCAAATACGAATACATATGCCAGATGCATAATGATGCGGTAATATTTGAGCCCGGTTGGCTCGGAAAGATAATATCTATAATGGAAAAGGATCCCAAAATAGGCATAGTCTGCCTGGCCGGGCGTCAGTATATACGCAAAGACGCTGGCTGCGACGAAGATACACTTAAGCATAATCTCTTAAGCATAGGGCTCAACCCACCGATGAAGGAGACCGTGGCCGACGTTGCCGTAATAGACGGGCTATGTTTCGTCTTTACAAAAAGCCTGATCGAAAAGACGGGAGTGTTGGACGAAGTATACGGCATGATGCATTTCTATGACATGGACTTTTCGCTTGCCAGCATAAAGGCAGGATACAGAAATGTCGCCGTTAATGTTCTGGCGTTTCACGTAGGGAACGGCGGAACCACGCGGCGCTCCGATTTCTATAAAAACCTTGTCCCGAACGACCTCAAGTTATATAACAAAAATAGCGCCATATTCCAGAAGAAGTGGAAAGGGATGCTCCCCTGCGACGTTCGCCGCCACGCCCTGGTGCTGTAA
- a CDS encoding DegT/DnrJ/EryC1/StrS family aminotransferase, translating into MKIPIMNLSLQYEELKTDIDRVMRRIAETSSFILGKETEEFEKEIAAYCQTKYAVGVNSGTDALILALTALGIKEGDEVITTPFTFVATAEAISRVGARPVFVDIEPLTCNIDPAKIEKAVTKNTKALVPVHLFGNPCDMDSISKVAGRYKLKVIEDTAQAIGAIYKGRRVASFGDAGCLSFFPGKNLGAFGDGGMVTTNSQDIADKIRILRVHGTVAKYRHSIIGFNSRLDNLQAAILSIKLTKLDEWNEKRRRVAEKYDKALKDLVAVPRIQKDGKHVYHLYVIGVEARRRDGLVEFLNKNGVEARVYYGLPLHLQECYKGLGCKNGDFPEAEKAGLETLALPLFPELREKDQDYIIEKIRAFIRP; encoded by the coding sequence ATGAAGATACCAATTATGAATTTGAGCCTTCAATATGAGGAGCTCAAGACCGATATAGACCGCGTTATGCGCAGAATTGCCGAAACGAGCAGTTTTATACTCGGCAAAGAAACGGAAGAATTTGAAAAGGAAATAGCCGCATATTGCCAGACGAAATACGCTGTAGGAGTAAATTCAGGAACAGACGCCCTTATTCTCGCTCTCACCGCGCTCGGCATAAAAGAAGGCGACGAAGTTATAACTACGCCTTTTACATTTGTTGCTACAGCGGAGGCGATATCACGTGTCGGCGCAAGACCGGTATTCGTTGATATAGAGCCGTTGACTTGCAATATAGATCCTGCAAAGATAGAAAAAGCCGTTACCAAAAATACAAAGGCGCTCGTTCCTGTACATCTTTTTGGCAATCCTTGCGATATGGATTCTATATCAAAAGTAGCCGGCAGATATAAGCTAAAAGTGATAGAAGATACCGCGCAGGCGATAGGCGCAATTTATAAAGGCCGTAGAGTAGCGAGCTTCGGCGATGCCGGATGCTTGAGCTTTTTCCCCGGCAAAAACTTGGGCGCTTTCGGAGACGGCGGCATGGTCACTACCAATAGCCAGGATATTGCGGATAAGATACGGATATTAAGGGTCCACGGCACAGTAGCCAAATATCGCCATTCGATAATCGGCTTTAACAGCAGACTCGACAATCTTCAGGCCGCCATTCTTTCCATTAAGCTTACTAAACTTGATGAATGGAACGAGAAGCGCAGGAGGGTGGCGGAAAAGTATGATAAGGCACTGAAAGATCTGGTTGCCGTTCCTCGCATCCAAAAAGACGGAAAGCACGTTTATCATTTATATGTAATAGGAGTTGAAGCAAGAAGAAGGGACGGCCTTGTCGAGTTCCTGAATAAAAACGGCGTAGAGGCACGAGTCTACTACGGCCTTCCGCTCCATCTACAGGAATGCTATAAAGGCCTTGGATGCAAAAACGGCGATTTTCCCGAGGCAGAAAAGGCCGGACTTGAGACGCTAGCGCTGCCGCTTTTCCCGGAACTGCGCGAAAAAGACCAGGACTATATCATAGAGAAGATCAGGGCATTTATCAGGCCTTAA
- a CDS encoding radical SAM protein encodes MSFARKINKAVLKTADKLIPVTKKELRFLESVLEKRFLNFGVEPTNLCNAACPFCAYRFSKTAKKVMPLELYKKAVEEYSFLGGGGMALTPTIGEPLMDKTIIEKVKIARNYPNIGNIFFYTNLINLDQFDITELLLSGISRISVSTAIGSKEMYARLFGADKYDIVFKNLMKLLETNKKLANPVNIILALRFDKNFDLYNSADYNKVSKMIDKKKITKLPNDRGYDNWGGVIEEKDLPKDTKFRESKKDRSEPCAELYRRINVLANGDVNFCVCRDFDYEMVIGNISDNDLIGLWQGDKLRKLRENWKKGNMPAICRNCSNYAPLSNFLKKSRIAIWSLAKCIRRGH; translated from the coding sequence ATGTCGTTTGCGCGAAAAATCAATAAAGCGGTCCTAAAGACGGCTGATAAGCTGATACCGGTCACGAAGAAAGAACTTCGTTTTTTGGAATCAGTTCTAGAAAAGAGATTCTTAAATTTCGGAGTGGAGCCGACGAATCTGTGCAATGCCGCATGCCCTTTCTGCGCGTACAGGTTTTCGAAAACGGCGAAGAAGGTCATGCCTCTCGAGCTTTATAAAAAGGCGGTGGAGGAATACAGCTTTTTAGGCGGCGGCGGGATGGCCCTTACCCCGACGATAGGCGAGCCGCTCATGGATAAGACGATAATAGAGAAGGTCAAAATAGCGCGGAACTACCCTAACATAGGAAATATATTCTTTTATACTAATCTTATTAATCTTGACCAATTTGATATAACGGAATTACTGCTTTCCGGAATTAGCCGCATATCAGTATCCACTGCTATAGGTTCCAAGGAAATGTATGCCAGGCTTTTCGGGGCCGACAAATACGACATCGTGTTTAAGAACCTTATGAAATTACTAGAGACGAATAAGAAGCTCGCGAATCCTGTTAATATAATCCTGGCTCTGAGATTCGATAAAAATTTCGACTTATATAATTCTGCCGATTATAATAAGGTCTCAAAAATGATCGACAAAAAGAAGATAACCAAATTGCCGAATGACCGGGGCTACGATAATTGGGGCGGCGTCATAGAAGAAAAAGACCTGCCGAAGGATACAAAGTTTCGGGAAAGTAAAAAGGATAGGTCTGAGCCATGCGCCGAATTATACCGCAGGATAAACGTGCTTGCCAATGGCGATGTCAATTTCTGCGTCTGCAGGGACTTTGACTACGAAATGGTGATAGGGAATATAAGCGATAATGACTTAATAGGCCTCTGGCAAGGCGATAAATTAAGGAAATTGAGAGAGAACTGGAAGAAGGGCAACATGCCGGCCATTTGCAGAAATTGCTCCAACTACGCGCCTCTTAGTAATTTCCTCAAAAAGTCTAGGATTGCGATATGGTCTTTGGCAAAGTGCATAAGGAGGGGGCATTAA
- a CDS encoding FkbM family methyltransferase: MGPLANSKLADFIRRNFLLKSLVRGVYQIFIFPFTRKGVDVNIGGAGKYRLDYIFALRGYDGFGDKHNAGFRKWIDCCRDKKIVFDVGAHIGLYTIPAAKAIRQDGRVYAFEPGAANRKYLMRHFKYNNVSNAIIAPYLVGEESKKEQLFYENKKTDPMNSLHPKKNVWLYKRVYREQVTLDDFVRWNNIEPQVIKIDVEGAEYCVLKGAYEAIKRYSPVIFLSVHPKQLGLFGSSAAEVLELINSLQYTAHNCNGEKVSELDFGEYILSKKTGSIDNG; encoded by the coding sequence ATGGGACCTTTAGCAAATTCAAAACTGGCCGATTTTATAAGAAGAAATTTTTTGCTGAAGTCCTTAGTAAGAGGGGTTTATCAGATTTTTATATTCCCCTTTACAAGGAAAGGCGTCGATGTGAATATAGGCGGGGCAGGTAAGTATAGATTGGACTATATTTTTGCGTTACGCGGCTACGATGGTTTCGGCGATAAGCATAATGCGGGATTTAGAAAGTGGATCGACTGCTGCAGAGACAAAAAGATTGTATTCGATGTGGGCGCGCATATAGGCCTTTACACGATACCTGCGGCAAAAGCCATCCGGCAGGACGGCCGGGTCTATGCCTTTGAGCCGGGAGCCGCGAACAGAAAGTATCTCATGCGCCACTTCAAGTATAACAATGTTAGTAATGCGATTATAGCTCCGTATTTGGTAGGTGAAGAGAGTAAAAAAGAGCAGCTGTTTTACGAGAATAAGAAGACGGACCCCATGAATTCGCTCCATCCCAAAAAGAATGTCTGGTTATACAAAAGAGTGTACAGAGAGCAGGTGACGCTGGACGATTTTGTTCGCTGGAATAATATTGAACCGCAGGTCATTAAGATAGACGTTGAAGGTGCGGAATACTGTGTATTAAAAGGAGCTTATGAAGCAATAAAAAGGTATTCGCCCGTGATATTTTTAAGCGTCCATCCTAAGCAGCTTGGCCTATTCGGCTCTTCTGCCGCTGAAGTTTTAGAGTTGATAAATAGCCTGCAATATACTGCCCATAATTGCAACGGCGAAAAAGTATCGGAACTCGATTTTGGCGAATATATATTATCTAAGAAAACAGGGAGTATTGACAATGGCTAG
- a CDS encoding FkbM family methyltransferase, protein MARGILRKNLDLAKHYGLIRTFRIYARTLVWYLYGIMFGWTKRYKKLVVNGYPMYVDLKDKGISKALFVYGSREKDQMHLVKDNIKRGSTVLDIGANIGYYVLLEAGIIGPSGRIIAYEPSSDNCLLLNRNIAANGLTDKVEVNNAALSNRSGTSRFYLSSKSNLHTLNPVHYKGGAKRSAEEKFIDVRTVDVYAVLNQNRDVKFIRMDIEGHEVEVLEGILRAVRDFKIYPDILFETHFAKYDPSGHDIESRLKALFGLGYIPAAITSTDESAPNVKEIKERGYKPKLVIDTDRVNRGIYEKISPDDAVNFICNTGGVRAVLLKKD, encoded by the coding sequence ATGGCTAGGGGCATTTTACGTAAAAATCTGGATTTAGCTAAACATTACGGCCTAATTCGTACTTTCAGGATATATGCGAGGACGCTTGTATGGTACTTATACGGGATCATGTTTGGATGGACAAAAAGATACAAAAAGCTTGTGGTAAACGGCTATCCTATGTATGTCGACCTCAAAGATAAAGGCATATCCAAGGCACTTTTTGTCTACGGCAGCCGCGAGAAAGACCAGATGCATCTTGTCAAAGATAATATAAAAAGGGGTTCAACGGTTCTAGATATAGGCGCTAACATAGGTTATTATGTTCTTCTGGAGGCAGGTATTATCGGACCTTCCGGCAGGATAATCGCTTATGAACCATCAAGCGATAATTGTCTTTTATTAAACAGAAACATCGCGGCCAATGGCCTGACCGATAAAGTCGAAGTCAACAATGCCGCTCTTTCGAATAGGTCGGGGACGAGCCGTTTCTATTTATCATCGAAGTCCAATCTTCATACGCTTAATCCCGTTCATTACAAGGGAGGCGCCAAGAGATCTGCTGAAGAAAAGTTTATAGATGTCAGAACCGTGGACGTATACGCCGTACTTAATCAAAACAGAGATGTGAAGTTCATAAGGATGGATATAGAAGGCCACGAAGTCGAGGTACTCGAGGGCATCTTGCGTGCAGTGCGGGATTTTAAAATCTATCCCGATATCTTATTCGAGACCCATTTTGCGAAATACGACCCAAGTGGCCATGATATTGAAAGCAGGTTGAAGGCGTTGTTTGGCCTCGGATATATTCCGGCAGCCATAACCTCGACCGACGAAAGCGCGCCTAATGTTAAAGAAATCAAAGAAAGAGGATATAAACCGAAGCTAGTAATCGATACCGATAGGGTGAACCGAGGCATCTACGAGAAGATTTCTCCGGATGATGCGGTCAATTTTATATGCAATACCGGCGGCGTCAGGGCAGTCCTCCTGAAGAAGGATTGA
- a CDS encoding glycosyltransferase family 4 protein codes for MKPINVLVVSSKYPPEYAGSGIRARTTYKRLAEKFPIAFEVLTSSVTYNKSAIYDIDGVRVTRIARKPFPLATDEKRGAITFTNKLKLGCDYLSEAVLTWKYLASNSKRFDLIHIFGKNWVTAATVTFAKAFKKPFIVELCNEVDTPHHYEPFFLRAILGGRFPGKTPIVCISDMLKNMCESYGYKDSIWCRPNPVDESRFFVDEKNKAAFRKKYTHFGPDDILLVYVAKFRPSKNQILLLDVLRELPEKFKLVLAGPVVDSGPLFERDKNCLGKIKEKIRKYGLESRVELKSEFIENVDKYLKMSDIYLFPTTTEALGTPMLEAMACGLPVVANRIKGVTDSWIEDGKNGYISSLNAGEFAEKIQRALAITPGILSKKRQEILSQCSARVLDEHYFSLLKELAG; via the coding sequence ATGAAACCTATAAATGTCCTTGTTGTCAGTAGTAAGTATCCGCCTGAATATGCAGGTTCAGGCATAAGGGCGCGTACTACCTATAAGAGGCTAGCGGAAAAGTTTCCGATAGCCTTTGAGGTGCTGACAAGCTCAGTCACTTATAATAAGTCCGCCATATATGATATAGACGGCGTCCGGGTGACCAGGATAGCCCGAAAGCCTTTCCCACTGGCTACGGATGAGAAGAGGGGGGCAATTACTTTTACGAATAAGCTGAAACTCGGGTGTGATTATCTTTCAGAAGCCGTGCTTACATGGAAATACCTTGCGTCTAATAGTAAAAGATTCGACCTTATTCATATATTCGGGAAGAATTGGGTAACGGCGGCTACGGTAACGTTTGCGAAGGCATTCAAAAAGCCGTTTATAGTAGAACTTTGTAATGAGGTGGATACCCCGCACCACTACGAGCCATTCTTTTTGCGCGCCATATTGGGCGGCAGGTTTCCGGGAAAAACGCCCATCGTCTGCATATCGGATATGCTGAAAAATATGTGCGAAAGCTACGGCTATAAAGATAGCATATGGTGCAGGCCCAATCCGGTAGATGAATCAAGATTCTTCGTAGATGAAAAAAATAAGGCTGCTTTCCGCAAGAAATATACGCATTTCGGGCCGGATGATATACTTTTGGTTTACGTGGCAAAATTCAGGCCGAGCAAAAACCAGATCTTACTTCTGGATGTCCTGAGAGAATTGCCCGAGAAGTTTAAACTTGTGTTGGCTGGTCCGGTGGTTGACAGCGGGCCGCTTTTTGAACGGGACAAGAATTGTCTCGGAAAAATAAAAGAAAAGATAAGAAAATACGGCCTTGAATCCAGAGTGGAATTAAAGTCCGAGTTTATAGAAAATGTGGATAAATATTTAAAGATGTCCGATATATATCTTTTTCCCACCACCACCGAAGCGCTCGGGACCCCCATGCTGGAAGCGATGGCATGCGGCCTGCCAGTAGTGGCTAACCGTATAAAGGGCGTGACGGATTCCTGGATAGAAGACGGCAAGAACGGGTATATTTCCAGCTTAAATGCCGGGGAATTTGCCGAAAAGATACAAAGGGCACTTGCTATAACTCCCGGCATATTGAGCAAAAAGCGCCAAGAGATTCTGTCCCAATGCTCGGCACGAGTCTTAGACGAACACTATTTCAGTTTATTAAAGGAGTTAGCCGGATAA